CGACCTGGCGGCAAGCCACCTGGAGGCCCTCCGCGCGCGGGACGAGCAGTACCGGCAGAATGCGCGGCTGCGCGAGGAGAACGCCAGGCTGCGCCTAGAGAACCGGCGGCTGAAGCGCGAGAACCGCAGCCTCTTCCGGCAGGCCTTGCGGCTCCCCGGCGAGGGCGGCGACGAGGTGTCCGCAGAGGCGGCGAGGGCGACCCCAGGCCCTGAGGAGGCCGGTACGAACCGGAGGTCAAGGGGCGACAGCCCCGAGGACGAGCCAGGCAGCCCCCGGGCCCTGAGAGCCCGGCTTGAGAAGCTGGAGGCCATGTACCGCCGGGCCCTGCTGCAGCTGCATGTCGAACAGCGGGGACCGCACCCGCGTGTGGACAAGGAGGAGGCGTCTCCGTGCAGACCCGACTCAGGCCCGCTAGCCCCGGAGCCCGAGCCTCCAGGGCCCTGGCTGTAGCCCGAGGCCGCAGCCAGGGGTGGAGCCTCGCGCGGGCCCCTCCTCCTCCGCTCA
This portion of the Vicugna pacos chromosome 4, VicPac4, whole genome shotgun sequence genome encodes:
- the TUSC1 gene encoding tumor suppressor candidate gene 1 protein; translated protein: MWRMRGGATRRGNCGGGDGSGGSCWQGRPGRVRGGGGSSGSVGWRGRADGARQQLEERFADLAASHLEALRARDEQYRQNARLREENARLRLENRRLKRENRSLFRQALRLPGEGGDEVSAEAARATPGPEEAGTNRRSRGDSPEDEPGSPRALRARLEKLEAMYRRALLQLHVEQRGPHPRVDKEEASPCRPDSGPLAPEPEPPGPWL